In one Sporomusa sphaeroides DSM 2875 genomic region, the following are encoded:
- a CDS encoding DUF456 family protein: MVKFFVTFIMVTGLFCTVTLKLPGTLLILLGAAFYGAVTGYVSAAPWLVALLVLISITAEVGGRVLRLYLTRSYSVSPVFSANCTATHLAGMLATNALLGPLLGLAVWELVAGKTLLPRGDTVTSVLLRLAGVACFRFACGLIMIVLIHMYLFLP, from the coding sequence GTGGTCAAATTTTTCGTAACATTTATAATGGTAACAGGTCTTTTTTGTACAGTAACCCTAAAACTGCCGGGAACGCTGCTTATATTACTCGGGGCTGCTTTTTACGGTGCCGTTACCGGGTATGTGAGTGCTGCTCCCTGGCTGGTTGCCTTATTGGTATTAATTTCAATTACGGCCGAGGTGGGAGGCAGAGTACTCAGGCTATATTTGACACGAAGTTATTCTGTATCACCTGTGTTTAGTGCTAATTGTACGGCAACTCATTTGGCGGGTATGCTGGCCACTAATGCCTTGCTTGGACCGCTTCTCGGACTTGCTGTGTGGGAATTAGTTGCCGGTAAAACATTGCTGCCCCGGGGTGATACGGTTACCAGTGTACTTTTGCGGTTAGCCGGAGTGGCATGCTTTAGATTTGCTTGCGGGCTTATCATGATTGTGCTTATCCATATGTATTTATTTTTACCCTAA